The following are encoded in a window of Flavobacterium psychrotrophum genomic DNA:
- a CDS encoding exo-beta-N-acetylmuramidase NamZ family protein, translating to MVSYSLLKNTFLFSFITIAACGNSVVTKVESHRGEKTDDRHQTINNTEDKDIKTGADNYAKYLPLLKDKKVGVVTNQTGIVTINGKDVSLVDFLLEKNVGLQKIFAPEHGFRGTADAGEHVKDGKDVKTGLPIISLYGNNKKPKPEQLTGIEVLVFDLQDVGARFYTYISSLHYIMEACAEQNISLIVLDRPNPNGGIIDGPTLEKENTSFIGMHEIPVMHGMTIGEYAKMINGEKWLKAGAQCELTVIPCTNYNRDAFYHLPIKPSPNLPNDQAINLYASLCFFEGTNVSLGRGTDKQFQVYGSPDLTHTGFSFTPMPNEGAKEPPLKGIVCYGEDLSKAPKVKQLELKWLIKAYTDTKDKSKFFIPFFTKLAGTKKLQEQIVAGLSETEIRKSWQPGLETFKKMRKKYLIYAE from the coding sequence ATGGTATCATATTCGTTGCTCAAAAATACATTTTTATTCTCATTTATTACGATAGCCGCCTGCGGAAATTCTGTGGTGACTAAAGTTGAAAGCCATAGAGGAGAGAAAACAGATGATAGACATCAGACAATAAATAATACAGAAGATAAAGACATAAAAACCGGGGCTGATAATTATGCCAAATACCTTCCTTTATTAAAGGATAAAAAAGTGGGAGTGGTTACAAACCAGACAGGTATTGTTACTATAAACGGAAAAGATGTGAGCCTGGTTGATTTTTTACTGGAAAAGAACGTGGGCTTACAAAAAATCTTCGCACCTGAACATGGCTTTCGTGGTACTGCCGACGCGGGCGAGCATGTAAAAGATGGTAAAGACGTGAAAACAGGGCTTCCTATTATTTCGCTTTATGGCAATAATAAAAAGCCTAAGCCGGAACAACTGACAGGAATTGAAGTATTGGTGTTTGACCTGCAGGATGTGGGTGCACGTTTTTATACCTATATATCATCGCTGCATTATATAATGGAGGCCTGCGCAGAACAAAACATTTCGCTGATTGTACTGGATCGCCCAAACCCAAATGGCGGCATTATCGACGGGCCTACGCTTGAGAAAGAAAACACCAGCTTTATAGGGATGCACGAAATACCGGTAATGCACGGCATGACGATAGGCGAATATGCGAAAATGATAAATGGGGAAAAGTGGCTGAAGGCCGGTGCCCAATGCGAACTAACCGTTATTCCATGCACTAATTACAATCGTGATGCTTTTTACCACTTACCTATAAAGCCATCGCCTAACCTGCCAAATGACCAGGCCATAAACCTGTATGCCAGCCTTTGCTTTTTTGAGGGAACAAACGTAAGCCTGGGACGCGGTACCGACAAGCAGTTTCAGGTGTATGGCTCGCCCGACCTGACCCACACCGGCTTTAGCTTTACGCCAATGCCAAACGAAGGCGCTAAAGAACCACCTCTTAAAGGCATTGTATGCTATGGTGAAGACCTGAGTAAAGCGCCAAAAGTAAAGCAACTGGAATTAAAATGGCTGATAAAAGCATACACAGACACCAAAGACAAATCGAAATTCTTTATTCCATTTTTTACAAAACTGGCCGGCACCAAAAAACTACAGGAACAGATTGTAGCCGGGCTAAGTGAAACTGAAATCAGGAAAAGTTGGCAACCAGGGCTTGAGACTTTTAAAAAGATGCGGAAAAAATATCTCATC